A single genomic interval of Salmo trutta chromosome 13, fSalTru1.1, whole genome shotgun sequence harbors:
- the LOC115205143 gene encoding fibroblast growth factor 18 isoform X2, whose protein sequence is MSVVPSRFIYLCLHFLVLYFQLQESQQSSADFRIYIENHTRNPDDLSRKQIRIYQLYSHTTGKHVQILGKKVNANGDDGALLVVETETFGSHIRIKGKESEYYICMNKNGKIVGKLNGRNQECVFVEEFLENNYTALVSAKYKGWYLGFNRKGRPKKGSRTTQTQQEVHFMKRHPKGKVDPLEEFRFTTVTKRTRRARRLKQNPETN, encoded by the exons ATGTCTGTTGTGCCTTCGAGGTTCATATACCT gTGTTTACATTTTCTGGTCCTCTATTTCCAGCTCCAG GAATCTCAACAGAGCTCAGCCGATTTCAGGATCTACATCGAGAACCACACGCGGAACCCGGACGACCTGAGCCGGAAGCAGATCCGTATCTACCAGCTGTACAGCCACACCACGGGCAAGCACGTCCAGATCCTGGGCAAGAAGGTCAACGCCAACGGAGACGATGGGG CTCTTCTTGTTGTCGAGACGGAAACCTTTGGGAGCCATATTCGAATAAAAGGGAAGGAGAGTGAGTATTACATCTGTATGAACAAGAATGGCAAAATAGTTGGAAAG CTCAATGGAAGGAATCAGGAGTGCGTCTTCGTGGAAGAATTCTTGGAGAACAATTACACAGCTCTCGTGTCGGCCAAGTACAAAGGGTGGTACCTAGGCTTCAACAGGAAGGGGAGGCCCAAAAAAGGATCGCGGACCACACAAACACAACAGGAAGTGCATTTCATGAAACGCCATCCAAAGGGCAAGGTGGACCCACTGGAAGAGTTCCGTTTCACTACAGTAACTAAGCGGACACGAAGGGCGCGTCGCTTAAAACAGAACCCCGAAACTAACTGA
- the LOC115205143 gene encoding fibroblast growth factor 18 isoform X1, which translates to MSVVPSRFIYLCLHFLVLYFQLQESQQSSADFRIYIENHTRNPDDLSRKQIRIYQLYSHTTGKHVQILGKKVNANGDDGGKYALLVVETETFGSHIRIKGKESEYYICMNKNGKIVGKLNGRNQECVFVEEFLENNYTALVSAKYKGWYLGFNRKGRPKKGSRTTQTQQEVHFMKRHPKGKVDPLEEFRFTTVTKRTRRARRLKQNPETN; encoded by the exons ATGTCTGTTGTGCCTTCGAGGTTCATATACCT gTGTTTACATTTTCTGGTCCTCTATTTCCAGCTCCAG GAATCTCAACAGAGCTCAGCCGATTTCAGGATCTACATCGAGAACCACACGCGGAACCCGGACGACCTGAGCCGGAAGCAGATCCGTATCTACCAGCTGTACAGCCACACCACGGGCAAGCACGTCCAGATCCTGGGCAAGAAGGTCAACGCCAACGGAGACGATGGGGGCAAGTACG CTCTTCTTGTTGTCGAGACGGAAACCTTTGGGAGCCATATTCGAATAAAAGGGAAGGAGAGTGAGTATTACATCTGTATGAACAAGAATGGCAAAATAGTTGGAAAG CTCAATGGAAGGAATCAGGAGTGCGTCTTCGTGGAAGAATTCTTGGAGAACAATTACACAGCTCTCGTGTCGGCCAAGTACAAAGGGTGGTACCTAGGCTTCAACAGGAAGGGGAGGCCCAAAAAAGGATCGCGGACCACACAAACACAACAGGAAGTGCATTTCATGAAACGCCATCCAAAGGGCAAGGTGGACCCACTGGAAGAGTTCCGTTTCACTACAGTAACTAAGCGGACACGAAGGGCGCGTCGCTTAAAACAGAACCCCGAAACTAACTGA